The sequence GCCTCCTGTTCCTCCCTGTCGTTTAGTGCCAGTGCACAATAAAGATCCAGATAGGCTTGCTTGGCAGTTTCAACCAGCAACTGTTGCTCAGGGTTTTCCCTGATATAAGCCTCCCAGCGAAGTATATCCTCGTAATTGTCGTTTTTACAGTAACTGATAAAAGACTCATCAGCTAATAAATCTTCAATATTCATTTTAACTGGTTAAATAGGAAAGTCTATTAAATAGGATGGTTGTAATAAAGAGGAGAGGGGTGCCTTGTATTTTTACCCTTTGAAACCAAGATAAATGCCGAATTGTTAAAAATCAGCCAGTATGAGATAATATTGAGCTATAATTGCGGCGAATAGGACAGATAGCGCTGCGCCATAAATGCCTTGCTCTTTTTCAATATTTAATTTCAGTTTCTTTAAAGCCTCATGTATTTTATTATATACAGTACGATGGGTAAGTCCGGTTTTTTCTACGATCTCATCATAATTCAGCCCTTCATAGAACTTCATTACGATCAATTCCTTCTGCCTGGGGGGCAGGTTGTTGATATAATTCAGGAGGAGTTCTTGCAGTTTCGTTTGATCCTGGCAGGCAATAAGATGTTCTTCAGGGGAAGGCAAATGTTCAATGGAAACATTGCTCCAGGCAAGTTCCAGCCTGCTGGATTTTTCGGTCCTTATGCCATCTGCAGCCAGCCTGCGCAGGAATGAATTGATCAGGTAAGACCGCACATTATTAGCTTCCTGTATGGTTTCCCTTTTTTCCCATAAATACAAAAACTGTTGTTGAATCGCATCTTTTACAAGGTGTGGGTCTTTAATCCTTTTCAATCCAATAAAGAGCAGGCTATGGTAATATTTTCTATAGAGCACCAGGAACATTTCCCGATCTCCACCTAACATGCCCCTCCACAATATCTCATCGGTATACATAAACTGTCTACAGATTGTTTAAACCAATCTATTAAATGACTTTTCCAATGTAGCCTTTTGTTTTAGAATCGGATGACTTATTATTTGCACGGTTTGAAATTATATTAATAAGTAATATTGGACAGGCGCTATGCCGGCCTTTCAATTAAGCCGGCAAACCCCCATCTCCTTTATAAGCAGCAATAGGCTGATATTCCTGCATCGCTTATTTTTATATCTCATATTAATTATTGATGAAGTCATGCATTTTTACCTTTCATACCCAAATGGTCTTTGCTGCCTTACTGTCCTCATGTGGAAAGGCAAAGGTGGAAATTGTGCCGTCATCAAAAATTGCCAATACCACTTTCAATTTCCACGTGGACCGGAATGCTTTATTGCCGCAGGATATAATCAATTCCCTCCCTGAGGTGGTGGATATACTTGCACTACATCTGGATGCTTCCCAAAGAAAGGATTTCCAGCAAAGGAATATCCTGAACCAGGAGGTATACCTGAAAAACTACCTGTCCAGCAGGATCGCCTGGCCGGATACTATTATTAACAGCAGCCGTTTTGACTAAGTTTCAGGTAAAATATAGTAAGTTGTCCGGCCTGAGGACCTCATTTATTGGAGTAATTTCAATGCCGGTAAATTTTTTTATTTGATGATAAATTACTGTTATGCGTAAGATTTTTTTTGCTTTGCTGGCGTTTTTCCAGGTGGCGTCTGCCAGTGCGCAGCACTATACTCCTTCGGCTGCGAACATCTCCGCCCGCACCCAGTTCCAGGACAATAAGTATGGGATGTTCATTCATTGGGGA comes from Flavihumibacter fluvii and encodes:
- a CDS encoding RNA polymerase sigma factor, with the translated sequence MYTDEILWRGMLGGDREMFLVLYRKYYHSLLFIGLKRIKDPHLVKDAIQQQFLYLWEKRETIQEANNVRSYLINSFLRRLAADGIRTEKSSRLELAWSNVSIEHLPSPEEHLIACQDQTKLQELLLNYINNLPPRQKELIVMKFYEGLNYDEIVEKTGLTHRTVYNKIHEALKKLKLNIEKEQGIYGAALSVLFAAIIAQYYLILADF